From Corvus moneduloides isolate bCorMon1 chromosome 4, bCorMon1.pri, whole genome shotgun sequence, one genomic window encodes:
- the LOC116443460 gene encoding prolactin-like, translated as MALARAAGRAGAAAALVLLWLLLCAPGDAGCHPLTVADLFDRVIRHSGRIHSLSTALYAELEKHFPPRDNELGRPARKCHTSGMLTPNGKEYAQKIPREELTHLILKLLQAWKEPLSHFNQHIEHHQELPDDSLSKAKQISNMVHELQTGVEKVTEKMQSMGIISNSLNGMASSEGTALSISNEANMMSDSDFIHCFRRDSNKVQSYLKILKCRIMPENSC; from the exons ATGGCCCTCGCCCGGGCGGCGGGGCGAGCAG GTGCGGCTGCGgcgctggtgctgctgtggctgctgctctgcgCTCCGGGGGACGCCGGCTGCCACCCCCTGACCGTGGCCGATCTCTTCGACCGGGTGATCCGGCACTCGGGCAGGATCCACAGCCTCTCCACGGCGCTCTATGCCGAGCTG GAAAAGCACTTTCCTCCCCGTGACAACGAGCTGGGAAGGCCCGCTCGGAAGTGCCACACGTCGGGGATGCTGACCCCCAATGGCAAAGAATACGCCCAAAAAATCCCG AGAGAAGAACTAACTCACCTGATACTGAAACTCTTGCAAGCCTGGAAAGAACCACTTTCCCACTTTAACCAGCATATTGAGCACCATCAAGAGCTACCTGATGACAGCCTTAGCAAAGCTAAGCAAATCAGCAATATGGTACATGAGCTGCAGACTGGAGTTGAGAAAGTAACAGAAAAG ATGCAGTCAATGGGCATCATCAGCAATTCATTAAATGGAATGGCATCATCTGAAGGCACTGCTTTATCAATTAGTAATGAAGCAAACATGATGAGTGACTCTGACTTCATTCACTGTTTTAGGAGAGATTCCAATAAAGTACAAAGCTACTTAAAAATTCTCAAATGTAGGATTATGCCAGAAAATAGTTGCTAA